The genome window TGAGTTTCATCCTTCTGCCATCGGAGTCGCAGTTTCTCATTTCtctagtttgtgtgtgcatgtgggccAAAGTGTCCATGGAGGACCGCACATTCTCCCGTCAAGTTTGCTTAGAAAGTGACATACGCCACCTTTTGTGCCTAGCaacgtttataaatgaggcccctggagaGGACTCCTCTGGTGAACTAAGcactatatttaagcaataaggcacaagggggtgtggCATATGGCCAATACACCACGGCTAACAGCTGTTCTTATGCGTGACGCAAAGCCGAGTGCCtgtatacagcccttagccgtggtatattggccatataccacaaccaccaaggtgccttattgctattataaactggtaacCAACATAACtcgagcagtaaaaatacatgttttatcataccagtggtatatggtctgatataccacagctgtcagccaatcagcattcaggacttgAACCACAGTTTATAATCCTGTTTTAAACACTTTATACCACCAGGAGGCACTGTCACAccacctactgtatttatttagaaGGCAGGATAAATCCAGTCTTCTGCTATTGGCTTTTTGATACACCCTTTGAAATCTTGTTTTTTCCTGGCCCAGTCAAGAATTTCATCCTCAAAGCTGTCTGTGAATGATCCAACACAGTTCAAACTAGAATGAACGATAACAGATCTACACAGAAACACAAGCAGAGATCCAGTACAAGCATAATCTTGTGTCTCTCTGGGTAGCTCGGTGTAATCTTTCTACCCAACTGTCATTGATAAGCTTAAACCTTGTCTTGGGTCTTAGTACATCTCAATGTGGTACTCACTTGATATCATTTACAATGGCGGTTCTGAAGGCTTTGTGGGATCATACCGGCAGCTATCGTTACTTGTGTTTATATAAGGAGTCTGACATATTACTGAGGTGTGGCATCTGCATTGTAGCCAGTAGGGGTGTGGTAATTAAATAGCATAGTCTCTGAGTTGCTATACAAGTAAGGCTCCATAGCtcagtggttagagcactggTCTTGTAAACCAGGGGTCGCGAGTTCAATTCTCGCTGGGGCCTGACATATTTTGGCCCAGCTGATTTGTGACCCTGAGGCCAGTAGCACCTGTTGTCACACAGCAGCAGCCATTGTACTGTTGCTCTCTAGTTAGCCAGCAACTCAAACTAACCCAGCCCCAGAAAACACATTAGGAAGTCTCTTCTCTACCTCATCTCCCTGTCTTGCGCCAAAGACAAAGAAGAACAGCGTCCTAAAGAGAAAGTCATCTTTTAAAGCTGTCAAATCTCCTTACAGCAGGTCGTAGTACAGAGTGATTACAGAATGTGCCACAACTAGTTTGTTCAGTAAGGATGataagtattttgttttttaaatacatttaaaacaggTAACAATATGTTGCAGTGTTATCTTACAGAGGGCAGATAAAACAAGTAGCAACACTATCATCATACAGCAACATGACAAACAGAAATATGATTTCAGACAGATCAAGGAGCAATCATAGGAAGGTCAAGTTTTTCACTCAATTGTTTTTCCTGTAGACAGTAGCCAACTCAGATCTGTGTAGACAGTAGCCAGGTCAAAAGGTCTGTGTAGACATCCCCATCAAGGCGTCAGCCAGATTGTGAGTGATAGTCTCTCGACACTAGAGGCACTTCCCTTGTTGTCGAAAGGGGGCCCAAGGTATCCATTGGTTCCCTCTCTCTGTAACAGTCCCTGTTGGTCCCTCTCCCTGAGAGTCTGACACCTCCTAGACATTGTTCCCCATAATGGTCAATGTCCCTCCCAGGCCAGGATAGACACTGGCTGAACTCCGATCTCCCAGCAGGCCTTGCGGTCAGGGTACAATGCAGGTGGCCTTGCGGAGCGCCAGGTAACCGGTGACGGCGTCAGTGGGGAGCAGGCGCAGGAAGGAGAACTCCTCAGATGACGTGAACCTCAGCTTGGTCTGGGGGTCAGTGTAGTTCGCCTGACACATAGCATAATGCAGAGTGAGTGTGTAGTTCACCTGACACATGGACACATAGCATAATGCAGTGTGAGTGTGTAGTTCACCTGACACATGGACACATAGCATAATGCAGAGTGAGTGTGTAGTTCACCTGACACATGGACACCTAGCATAATGCAGAGTGAGTGTGTAGTTCACCTGACACATGGACACATAGCATAATGCAGAGTGAGTGTGTAGTTCACCTGACACATGGACACATAGCATAATGCAGTGTGAGTGTGTAGTTCACCTGACACATGGACACATAGCATAATGCAGAGTGAGTGTGTAGTTCACCTGACACATGGACACCTAGCATAATGCAGAGTGAGTGTGTAGTTCACCTGACACATGGACACATAGCATAATGCAGAGTGAGTGTGTAGTTCACCTGACACATGGACACATAGCATAATGCAGAGTGAGTGTGTAGTTCACCTGACACATGGACACATAGCATAATGCAGAGTGAGTGTGTAGTTCACCTGACACATGGACACATAGCATAATGCAGAGTGAGTGTGTAGTTCACCTGACACATGGACACATAGCATAATGCAGAGTGAGTGTGTAGTTCACCTGACACATGGACACATAGCATAATGCAGGGTGAGTGTGTAGTTCACCTGACACATGGACACATAGCATAATGCAGAGTGAGTGTGTAGTTCGCCTGACACATGGACACATAGTATAATGCAGAGTGAGTGTGTAGTTCACCTGACACATGGACACATAGCATAATGCAGAGTGAGTGTGTAGTTCACCTGACACATGGACACATAGCATAATGCAGAGTGAGTGTGTAGTTCACCTGACACATGGACACATAGCATAATGCAGTGTGAGTGTGTAGTTCACCTGACACATGGACACATAGCATAATGCAGAGTGAGTGTGTAGTTCACCTGACACATGGACACATAGCATAATGCAGAGTGAGTGTGTAGTTCGCCTGACACATGGACACATAGCATAATGCAGAGTGAGTGTGTAGTTCACCTGACACATGGACACATAGCATAATGCAGAGTGAGTGTGTAGTTCACCTGACACATGGACACATAGCATAATGCAGAGTGAGTGTGTAGTTCACCTGACACATGGACACATAGCATAATGCAGAGTGAGTGTGTAGTTCACCTGACACATGGACACATAGCATAATGCAGAGTGAGTGTGTAGTTCGCCTGACACATGGACACATAGCATAATGCAGAGTGAGTGTGTAGTTCACCTGACACATGGACACATAGCATAATGCAGAGTGAGTGTGTAGTTCACCTGACACATGCAAAATGACAATAGCTCATAGAGTGTccataaacatgtgtgtgtgtcagttactCACAGGGAGTCCAGAGATGTCTGAGTATTTCTTGGCTGGCTTCAGGGAGGGAGGGGCATCAATGCTGTAGTCTGAACACAGCAGGCTCAAAGGTCAAACTCAGGCAATCAGAGAAGGCTCAGAAAGAATCAGGTCAGGTGTAATACTACACAGAGACGTAGCTTACACAGCCTTCTGTTAAAATCCCCAAAATGGGTATTCATTTTCACTGTAAACATCTTTCAAAGCAGAAACATTGACCCAAAACATCTTTCACACACAAAGTCAGACCCACTCACAATTGGGGTCATTGATCTTCCAGGGTAGAGTCCGTTCCACTGCCAGAATCTGTTTCAGGTTTTTCCAGGTCCGGTTCTTTTTTCCTGCTGCAGCTCCCCCTATCCCTGAATGCTATAGAGTAAAaagtggggagagaggagtgaggcgAAGACAAGTGAGGGAAAGACAGTTATCATTTCACAAGTGTTCCCCTCAGTCTGCTCACCACAAATATCAGGTCTTTGAAGGGCAGGGGTTTGGCTGCTGGTTCCGTTGTGGCTGGACCTACAGCGTCAGACACGCCCACTGCCTTCCCCTCAGACACCGCCTCCACTGCAGTCACCTACAAGGTCAGTTTAGCAGAATGCAACGTTTAGATAGAAATATGCTATGTTTATAcaacatgcctctctgacatgtaaTATAAGTGATCACATAGAAATGCCATGAATAGAGCCTATCTGCAACTTTGTTTGACAACTGAACTTGGCCCAGGGGACAGCTCAGCTGTTACATAACTAGCTAGATCAACCAGTTTGGACAACGTGCAGCCAGCATTACAACCATTATGTAATCTCCTGACTAAGTTTTTTTAGTGATCTTTGGTGTTTAGAAAAACAAAAGAGATTAGAGTTTTTGACTGCAGAACGTAGATCATAGTTCTCACTGGGACTGATCTGCAGATGACAAATACGAGGTTAAAAAGTGGTGAAGTGAGGCTTTAACCGGGCACtctagtcatggactgttctctctgctacctcaagtctaggtccaaaaggctttttaacagcttctacccccaatccataagactcctgaacagctaatcaaagggctacccagacccctcttttacgctgttgctactctgtttattacctatacatagtcactttaacgctacctacatgtacatattacatcaattacctcaactaaccggtgcccctgcacattgactctgtaccggtaccccctgtatattgtaccggtaccccctttatATTGTTAGTTGATATTTATTTATTCTTTtgatattttactgctgctgtttaattatttgttacttttattttctactttttacttaacttcttaaagcattcttggttaaggttaagggcttgtaagtaatcatttcactgtaaggtctacacctgttgtattcggcgcatgtgacaaatacaatttgatttaactATTTTTTTGTAATGGGAGGACGGACCCCTTACCACGACCAACAAAATTATTGGTACTGTATCATCGAAATCAGATCAACATGTTAATTGGTCTGTCTATTTCTCTGCTTATTGTAGTAgctttctagctagctagctaactaactagctagcttcgGGGAATCTACCTGTGCTTGTGTCGGGTTTGCGATGGGCTGAAATTTCTTCTTCTTGCTGTTGTTCCCACTGGCCAATACAGCAGGAGAGGTGGCGGTGTTAGCAGGTCTCTTCTTACCGCGGAGCCCGGCCAGGCTAGAAGCCAACACCAACGTCTGTGTTTTACCAGCTGGTGAAGTCGTTACCCTGACGGCCCCTTCTACACCCGGGCTATGGTTCGGAGAAGCCATTTCTCTGTAAATGATTTacgaaaaaaaaactaaaatgttcATAAACACATGTTCTATTGTCATTGAAAATATTTTTATCGTAATCACTTCCGGGTCAAAACTAATTCTAAGGGCCTTCTTCTTTAAGGTTTTATGGCAGACTACAACCTACTAGTGTTttttgccgccacctactgttgGGCAGCCTACTATTCTGCATTATTAATTCATTACGCAGTGAAGAATTTCCCTACCAACTAACCCAACACCCATTAAAACCGCACCACcaccacaaaacccaaaaggaaactgACAACTTATatctgattcccaatcagagacaacgatagacagctgcctccgattgggaatcaaacacaccaacaaagaaacagaaaacctagaatgcccaccctaatcacaccctgacctaaccaaatagagaaataaaaaggctctctaaggtcagggtgtgacaacgatactgtctttccaagctagtcgaaagacttccagtttggtgtggcaccatttccgttccaattttctggaagcttgcttcagagctcgggtattttctgtataccagggagctagtttcttatgacaaatgtttttagtttttagaggtgcaactgcatctagggtattgcacaaggttaaattgagttcctcagttaggtggttaactgatttttgttctctgacgtccttgggtaggcagagggagtctggaagggcatcaaggaatctttgggttgtctgagaatttatagcatgacttttgatgctccttggttggggtctgagcagattatttgttgcgattgcaaacgtaataaaatggtgggccgatagtccagggttatgaggaaaaacattaagatccacaacatttattccatgggacaaaactaggtccagagtatgactgtggcagtgagtaggtccggagacatgttggacaaaacccactgagtcgatgattgctccgaaagccttttggagtgggtctgtggacttttccatgtgaatattaaagtcaccaaaaattagaatattatcggctatgactacaaggtccgataggaattcagggaactcagtgaggaacgctgtatatggcccaggaggcctgtaaacagtagctataaaaagtgattgagtaggctgcatacatttcatgactagaagctcaaaagatgaaaacgtttttttttttttttgtaaattgaaatttgctattgtaaatgttagcaacacctccgcctttgcgggatgcgcgggggatatggtcactagtgtaaccaggaggtgaggcctcatttaacacagtaaattcatcaggcttaagccatgtttcagtcaggccaatcacatcaagattatgatcagtgattagttcattgactataactgcctatgaagtgagggatctaacattaagtagccctattttgagatgtgaggtatcacgatctctttcaataatggcaggaatggaggaggtctttattctagtgagattgctaaggcgaacaccgccatgtttagttttgcccaacctaggtcgaggtacagacacggtctcaatggggatagctgagctgactacactgactgtgctagtggcagacttcactaagctggcaggctggctaacagcctgctgcctggcctgcaccctatctcattgtggagctaggggagttagagccctgtctatgttcgtagataagatgagagcacccctccagctaggatggagtccgtcactcctcaacaggccaggcttggtcctgtttgtgggtgagtgccagaaagagggccaattatctacaaattctatcttttgggaggggcagaaaacagttttcaaccagcgattgagttgtaagactctgctgtagagctcatcactccccctaactgggagggggccagagacaattactcgatgccgacacatctttctagctgatttacacgctgaagctatgttgcgattggtgacctctgactgtttcatcctaacatcgttggtgccgacgtggataacaatatctctatactctctacactcgccagttttagctttagccagcaccatcttcagattagccttaacgtcggtagccctgccccctggtaaacagtgtatgatcgctggatgatatgtattgtataacggcacaatcatttCTTAAATGtaggtttttattttattgaggCCTACGCATAATTCTCTAATATTCAAatgggtgttttgaattaatcatcaccttagaaagcgctgtccatttcgttgtgttagtctttgaaacaacatccacaacaatcatgttttacactcagtttcaacctgctgttgaacttctttcttcaaattgagttttaaaagcacataGTGTTTTGGTGTGATTTTccattgcatttgcattgatgtcagagtggttggagggacagtagagccctgagtaccaggccattagcgacctgatgatcgttagcgagttgggtactactaacacatgtccagagtgcataagaggagattacacacacacacacacacacacacacacacacacacacacacacacacacacacacacacacacacacacacacacacacacacacacacacacacacacacacacacacacacactaaaaagcAAATGGTCCTATTAGTAACTCAGGGAGACTAAGGCCTGTCCCCATTCTACCCTGGTATAGAGTTTCTATCCACCTCTGTGACATGATATATGTCTTAGTGTTCGTGACCATCTGAAAACATTCAGTGAGGTTATTATCTAATCTTCTTTGCCACTGCCTTCAGGCAGCAGAGGAGTTCCTCAGGCAGTACTAATGTCAATAATCCCCTTTCTACTGTACCTAACAGGTACCTGGGGTTAATGTGCCAAATACGGTAAAGAACAGAGTCAGGGCTGTGGTTACTACTGTGTAATGACGGTGTTACTAAGGACTGTGGTACTGTACATGCTTACGCTGTGGTATGTCAAACAGACTTATGCCTTTCACAAACATCTGTTACAGAGACTTGCCTGCAGGAGAGCCATCAGCTCACAGCAGCTCCCCCAGAGAAAGACCTGTCAGCATCCAGACGTCAACACAGGATGAagataatataataatacataatatatacataatataatatatacatgCCATTTATATAGGCCAGATGTGGagtagggtttgtgtgtgtgaatgtgtgtgcacaACAGTGTTGCCTGTTGTGTATCTGTGAAGGAAGGAACCTGTTGAGACAGAGGAAGCCTCTGACATCTCATCCATATTACATCACCAGCAGGATGCTGCTACATGCTACACATAAATAAGGCATTGCTGGAGACTCTGGTGCCAACAGGCATGAATGTTTTATAAACAAGGTTAAACTGTGAGCTGTAACTGTGGGGCACTGGACACCCCAGCTTCCCTGTCTTTAACGGACACATCAACTGTCAGATAACTGACTTCAAGAGACTTTTACATCAGAGCCATCTTGTTTCTATTCAAACATCAGCTGCACTCCAGCTGGAGATCTACAATACATGTTCCTGGGTGCTACAGAGGGCTCTGTACTACAGCTGGAGATCTACAATACATGTTCCTGGGCGCTACAGAGGGCTCTGTACTACAGCTGGAGATCTACAATACATGTTCCTGGGTGCTACAGAGGGCGCTGTACTCCACCTGGAGATCTACAATACATGTTCCTGGGTGCTACACAGGGCTCTGTAATCGTAGTATTGATTAGATGCTCTTGCTTTCTAGTGGTTTAAATGAGTAAGCAGGCCTTGTTTTCATTAAAATATATCTGTGTGTCAATCTTCAATTTACATCAATCAATACAGGACTTGCAGGCAATTATGAGATGCAGGTTGGGATTCTATTGTGCCAAATAGAATACCTCACAACATGTTACTAGGAGCCTTTCTATCCAGGTATTTCTCAATGAACACAATCTCAGTGTCACTCGAGTGTGAGAGAGGAGGGCCATGGCATGCGTGCAGCCGCCTCCCAtatatctccaatccaaaattaaatctagaatcggcttcctatttcataacaaagcatccttcactcatgccgccaaacttaccctcgtaaaactgactattctaccgatccttgacttcggcgatgtcatttacaaattagcccccagcactctactcagcaaactggatgtagtctgtcacagtgccatccgttttgtcaccaaagccccatatactaaccaccactgcaacctgtatgctctcgttggctggccctcactacatattcatcgccaaacccactggctccaggtcatctataagttttgctaggtaaagccccgccatatctcagctcactggtcaccatagcaacacccacccgtagcacgcgctccagcaggtatattgcactggttggggtcaaatccatttaaattccagtcaattcagaatgTAAACCAGGTTCCAATTCCACATTATGCTCATTAAAAGGCATTGAAGATCATTGGAATTTCaggttacttcctgaattgactggaattgacaCCGAACCTGGTGTGCTGTCTGCGTGTGTTCAACGGAGGTGTctcacaaggtgtgtgtgtgtgagagagatataaAGATTGATCACATCtgatgtgtgtgcttgtgtgtgtgtttgcccccAGGGAAGAGAGACCAGACTCAAAGACCATCAGCTCATATTTCACACTCAACTCTGGTGTCATTCCATATCAGTGGACACTGAGGGGGAGAGACAGCTGGCCTAGGAGAAGAATGGCTAACAGAATGTGAGGTCTACCCTATTGAACCTTTATGCAcctataagttgctctggatcAGAGTGATGCGAGTGCTAAATGACTGTGTGGCCAATAAGCTATGAGACCAATAAGCACTATGAGACCAATAAGCACTATGAGACCAATAAGCACTATGAGACCAATAAGCACTATGAGACCAATAAGCAATATGAGACCAATAAGCAATATGAGACCAATAAGCACTATGAGACCAATAAGCACTATGAGACCAATAAGCACTATGAGACCAATAAGCACTATGAGACCAATAAGCAATATGAGACCAATAGGCCTGTGAGGAAAACCAGTTAGAagactgtaaattgctctggataatagTGTCTGGATTATAATAAGAAATAAGGTAGTGTGAGGAGACTGTCTGTACTATTATATGCACAACTGTCTGTACTAAACCCTTACTTGAGTTCTCAGTGTTCATAATCAATCCAATTTGTAACACACTAGTGGTCTCACTATGAACCTAAAATAGTAGAAGAGCATCCTTTTTCAAGTCTCACAGAATtaccccacaatcattttattttgtattagtgAGAGATAGCTCCCCTCCAGGAGTTTATGGTGTGCAGTGGGAGTAAGTTAGAGCTATGTTGAAGGAAGACAATTTGCATTCGTTCTGCCTGGACTCCATTCAGTTACACCAGAGCAGGCCTGTTATGAGAATGGGGATTTGTGTCTGTGCAAGAGTACTCAGGCAacaacatatacagtgccttgggaaagtattcagacccgttgactttatccacattttgttacgttacagccttattctaaaattgattaaaaaaaatcctcatcaatctacacataatacctgtcacgttcctgacctgttttcctttgtcttgtatttattttagttggtcagggcgtgagttgggtgggttgtctatggttgattttctatgttgggattttgtgttcggcctggtatgattctcaatcagagacagctgtcaatcgttgtccctgattgagaatcatacttaggcagccagggtttcacttgtgttttgtgggtgtttgttcctgtgactgtgtttgggccacacaggactgtttcgggtttgtcacgtttgttggtgttgtattttgaagtgttttgttgatttttcattaaataatgaaccctaaccactctgcgttttggtccacaccttctgtcagcgaggacagccgtaacagaaacacccaccacaaacggaccaagcggagtggagaagggcagcgacagcagcagagacagacagaggaatggacatgggaagacgtcttgaacggcaagggttgctacacatgggaggagatcctggctggaaaggatcgcctcccatgggaacagctggaggcagcgaggagagcagaggcaaccggagagaggaaccggaggtatgagggtacgcggctagcacggaagcccgagaggctcacccaaaaatttcttgggggggagctaaaggggagtgtggcgaagccggggttggatacctgagccaactccccgggcttaccgtggagtgagagggcgtcgtactggtcagacaccgtgttatgcggtaaagcgcacggtgtccccagtacgcatgcttagcccagtgcgggctattacaccttgccgcactggtagggctaggttgggcatcgagccaggtgccatgaagccggcccaacatatctggcctccagtacgtctcctcgggccggcgtacatggcaccagccttacaggtggtgtccccggttcgcctgcataacccagtgcgggctattccacctcgccgcactggcagggctacggggaccattcaacctggtaaggttggggaggctcggtgctcaagag of Salvelinus alpinus chromosome 4, SLU_Salpinus.1, whole genome shotgun sequence contains these proteins:
- the ino80c gene encoding INO80 complex subunit C isoform X3 gives rise to the protein MASPNHSPGVEGAVRVTTSPAGKTQTLVLASSLAGLRGKKRPANTATSPAVLASGNNSKKKKFQPIANPTQAQVTAVEAVSEGKAVGVSDAVGPATTEPAAKPLPFKDLIFVHSGIGGAAAGKKNRTWKNLKQILAVERTLPWKINDPNYYSIDAPPSLKPAKKYSDISGLPVNYTLTLHYAMCPCVR
- the ino80c gene encoding INO80 complex subunit C isoform X1, producing MASPNHSPGVEGAVRVTTSPAGKTQTLVLASSLAGLRGKKRPANTATSPAVLASGNNSKKKKFQPIANPTQAQVTAVEAVSEGKAVGVSDAVGPATTEPAAKPLPFKDLIFVHSGIGGAAAGKKNRTWKNLKQILAVERTLPWKINDPNYYSIDAPPSLKPAKKYSDISGLPVNYTLTLHYAMCQANYTDPQTKLRFTSSEEFSFLRLLPTDAVTGYLALRKATCIVP
- the ino80c gene encoding INO80 complex subunit C isoform X2, translated to MASPNHSPGVEGAVRVTTSPAGKTQTLVLASSLAGLRGKKRPANTATSPAVLASGNNSKKKKFQPIANPTQAQVTAVEAVSEGKAVGVSDAVGPATTEPAAKPLPFKDLIFVHSGIGGAAAGKKNRTWKNLKQILAVERTLPWKINDPNYYSIDAPPSLKPAKKYSDISGLPANYTDPQTKLRFTSSEEFSFLRLLPTDAVTGYLALRKATCIVP